ATTTCGAGTCCTGGTACACGACCTGAACCTGCCCGGCCCCAAGGAATCGACGCTGATAGTCCCAGGCCTGGCTTCGGACGGATTTCATGTCCCGTGCGGTCTCCCCGCCGGGCAGAAGGATGAAGTTATCGACCGTCAGCTCCTGCGCGCCGAAGGTATCGGACGCAAAGACGTATTCCATGCCGTGAATCGGCTCGCCTTCGATATAGCGATCGAAGGGTTTGGCGGAGCGCTGAGCGAGTCCGTGGGCCGGATAACACACCGGCGGGTAGTGCCCGTAGATGTCGCGGGCGTCCTTGCACTGCACGAGCAGCACGGTGACGCGCTGGCCGATGACGGGATTGGTGAAGACGCGGTTGTAGATGACGTTGGGTTTGAGAAGGCGGATGGCTTCCTTCTGGATGGGTTCATTGACGCCGACCCAATCGCCGATGCGCGTGGGGAGCTGCGCGGCGGCGGCGGTGATGGCGGCATGATAGGGCTCGGCATCGCCGGGCGAGGGGCGCGAGTATGACTCGGCCGCCAGCGCCGCCATCACAAGCAGCGTGATTAGCGGGGCGATCAGGAATTGTTTGCTTTTGCGGGTCATGGCGTCGCCTTCCGGTTCAGTCGTATGCCAACATGTAGGGCGTGACGGGGATCAGGGCCCATTGCAAAACCTTGATGATGCTCATGAGCAGCAGGAACGCCGCGATAAGCATCACCCAGCCGGCATAATCGTGAAAGTGATTGGCGATGGCGGTGGCGTCGAAACCGGCGAGCTTCCGTCCGGACAAGCCGTAGAGCCACACCGTCGGCACCATACGGATGATGTTGCAGACCAGCGCGGAGACGGGGCTGGCGGCGATGATCAGTGTGCGGACGAACGTGCGCAGCGGCGTGCCGAAGGCGAAGGCGAACGACACGAGCATCAGGGCGAAGACCATGCGAAGACCGTTGCACGCTTCGGCGATGGCGACTTCCTGCCCGTTGATCGTCAGCATGTTGCCGGCGCGTTCGACGTCGACGCCCATCACGTCGAAGATCGTCTGCGTGATGTGGGCGAGGATGCCCTGAAGCGGAATCGCGATGCCCAGCCGGATGCTGCCGGGCACGGGCACGAGAAACACGAGCACGGCGAACGCCGGCAGGAAGCGCATGAACACGTCCTTGCCGATCACCGACAGCAGGCAGCCCACGACGACGAGCACCGCGCCGAAATGCCAGGCCGCCTGAATGGCGTGATAGTAACCGTAATACGTCGTCGCCCAGCCGATCACGACGAACACCGGCCCGATCAGCGTGCCGGTCGGGTAGCAGAACCTCAGCCGCTCGCGGCGGACCCAGACGAGCCAGCCGGCGATGATGGGCACGAGGAAGATGTGGCTCGCTTCCTCGTCCTTGGCGGCGATGTTGAAGATGTCGGCCCATGCGTTGAACGTCAGCAGCACGCCGAGCGTGACCATGAAGATCGCCGCGACGATGTGCCAGGGGCTCCATCCATTGCGTGCCCACGAGCGGGGCGTGGTCAATGCGATCATGATGTTTGCACTCCTCGTTCGCGCAGTCGGCGCGGGGCCGCCATCAGCCGGTCGATCACGCGCTGGTTCCGCCCCACCACCGCGCCCGGACACACCAGCGACCGCACCACGATCGCGCCCGCGTCCACCCGGCTCCCCGCCAGCACGACCGAGTCGTGAATCCGGGCGGAGCTGTCCACCTCGGCGCCGTCTTCGATGACCGAAAACGTCGACTCGATGTTCTCGGCGAACGGATCGTTGACGACGGGCTTGTTGGCGAGCTGCAGATGACGCAGGCGCAGCGCGGACATGTAGTCGGCGAGCGTCCGCACGGGCAGACCGCAGGGCTGATCCAACTCAACGACGCCCACGCGAAAGTCCCTGGCGATGGCGGGCAGGGCCTGTTCCTTCATGTCGACGAAACCAGCCCGCGAAATCTTTTCAAGCACCTGGCACTGCACGAGCATGAGCCCGCTGGGCGTGCCGTCTTCGTGCGCGACGATGCAGACATGAGCCCCGCGCGACGCCAGCAGCAGCGCCATTTCGCTGAGCGGCCGGAACATGACCTGAAGCCCGTTGGCCACCAGCAGGTAGTCGTCGGGTTCGTAATGCTCGCTCAGATCGCGCAGCACGCCGCCGGTCCCGCGGTAATCCATCGGGTCGCGCTCGATGCTGAACTGTGCGGCTCCGTTGACGGTCATGGGCTTGGGCATCGTGGAGCTATGGTCGAGCATCACCTGCACCGGCAGGCGATCGCGGGTCAGACAATGGGCCAGGTCGGTCGTGTGGCGATGCCAGTGGCCGATGATCGTCTCGCCGTCGCCCATGGGCAGTTCCATGATCGACCGGCCGATGCTTTCATCGAGCTTGCTGGGGCGCACGGATCCCGCCATCAGGACGACCGCACGAAGCGCGGACAAATCGTCCACCGCCTGTTCGTGCGAGCGCACCCCTGCAACGGGCCCCTGTTCATTTCCCGCAGGCTGCTGCAACATCGCCATCGTGCCTCTCTCCACCCTCAGAACCCCTGGCCTGATCGAATCTGAGGACGAGCAAAGTATTCTACCGTTTCGCCCTGAACCAAACAATTCAATGACACGCTTTGGCGGGGTGCGATTCGTCGCTCCCTCCCGTCCAAAACGCTGTCCGTCCACGAACCTCCGCGGCCGGTGCGGACCGGCCGCTGAAGGCAATTATCGTCCATCGGATCGCCGAAAATAAGTCCGAATCGCCGCACATGGCTGGCTTTGCCGATGCGCGATTCGCCCGGCGACGACGCCGCGTCCTCGTTGAACCCTTACCGGACGCACATGACGGGGTCTCATCCTGATCCGTCATCCTACCGGCCCTATTACGCAAATCCCGGCGTCGTGTTCGAGATGGTACGGGAAACTTTCGTGATCGTCCCCCCGTAGCCCGTTCAGGCCGCCTGGGCCGGGCCCGAACCGGCGGTGACCCGATGCGTCGTGGGCTGGCGGCTGAAACGCGTCTTGACCCGCAAAAAAATCGTCTCGTAATACCGATATACAAACCACGCCACCCCCGCGCTGATCGGAATCAGCAATAGGAAATTGAGCGTCGGCGAGTTGATCCCCAGATGCCCGAGCACCTGACGCAGCACGTTCAGGCACAGCATGTGCATCATGTAGACACCATAGCTGATGATCCCGATGGTCCGCACGGGCTTGAGCGACAGGAACCGGGCGAGCCAGTGGTCCTCGATGATCACGCAACTGAGCACCAGAAGCGTCAGCGCGCCGCACACGCCGTAGTCCCAGTCGATCGATCGCGTCGGCAGCGCACACACGCCGACCACCAGCGCCAATGCCAGCGGACTGACCCACGGCTTGCCCACGACGCGGTACAACCACCCGTACACCTTCGGCGAGTGCAGCGCATGCGCCATCAGCACGCCGAAGCAGATCGCCGGCTCGATGTACCACAGAACCTGATACCCCGTCGAGTCGACCGGAAAGATCGAGATGAACGTCCCCTGCCGATGCAGGTACACCACGATGATCAACCCGATCATCGCCAGCACCGCCCACATGCCCCTGAGCACCTTCTCGATCGATGGCCAGACCAGATAGAACTGCTCTTCCACCGCCAGCGACCAGGCGAAGTAAAAGATGACGCGCTGCGTCTCCGTGTCCGCCTTCGAGGGGACGAGCCAGTTGGTGGTGTAGGTCAGGAAGGCGGGCAGATTGTCGAAGAACGTCGCCTTGTCGACCGGGTTCTTCTCGATGACGACGACCGCCAGCGTGTACACCAGCAGCATCAGGTAATAGAGCGGAAAAATACGCAGCGATCGCCGCCAGTAGAACGCCGACAGGGACAGATAGCCATAGCGTTCGCGTTCGCGCAGGAGCAGGGTTGTGATGAGAAATCCGCTGATGACGAAGAACAGATTGACGCCCATGTAGCCGCGCTCAAAGAGCGGGATGTGCAGGTAGGCGCCGGGCTTGGTGTGATGCCAGAGCACGGCGAGGATGCTCAGGCAGCGCAGGCCGTCGAGGGAGCCGAAGTACGAATGCGACCGAAAGGCCAGATACGCATCGCGCGCCCGCGCCGCAGCGATCGGCGCGCCCGCGGTGTTTGTCATGGAGCTGGCTTCAGACATAAGACTCATTTGAAGCGGAGAACCCGATCGGCACATCCCGCCGCGCGGACGTCCGCCTCGCGCGATCCCCGGCGAATTATACCGGATGCGGGACGATCATCGGATTCAAGTCACTTGCGGCCGCGCATCCGCCGCGCCACACTCTGGCTCAGGAGGCGTATCGCAAAGGGGATATCATCGATGAGATAACGCCGCAGCAGCCGGCCGGGCTCCTGAAACATGCGATGCACCCATTCCAGTCCGCACTTCTGCATCCAGATCGGCGCTCGGTGCACCTGCCCGCACAGAAAGCTCAAGCTGATGCCCACGCCCATCCACCATGCCCCCGGCGCCTCCGCCCGAAGCATATCGATCACGCGCTCCTGCTTGGGAAAACCCAGCGCGACATAAACAATGTCCGGCTTCGTCTCTCGCAACGACGCTCGGATCGCCGCCATCTGCTTTTCATCCTTGTCAAATCCGAACGGCGGGTAGTACGTGCCGGCGATGCGCAGCTTGGGGTAGCGTTCCATGAGCACCTTCGCCGCGCCTTCCGCCGCGCCTGCGTCGCCGCCGAGCAGATACACCGACCGACCCGCTTCCGCCGCGGCGCCGCTGAGCGTGCTGATCATCGTCGACCCCGCCACGCGCTGAGGCAGCGGCGTCCCCGCAAGGCGGCTCGCCCAGATCAGCGGCATCCCGTCCGCCAAAAACAAATCCGCCTTCCCGCACAGCGCCGGCACCTCCGGCTTCTGCGCCCACTGACGCAGCACATCCAGATTCATCGGCACGACCCACCCGCCGCGCCCCGCCTTCAGTCCGTCGATCACGAAACGCACCGCCTCCGCCTCCGTGACGACATGAAACTTCGCCCCGGCCAGATCGATCGTCGGCGTGTTCCGCTCAATGGTGTGAGTCAATGTCGCCACCGGCTCGCCGTCTCCTGGTTGATCCGTGCCGTCGCGCGCGTCTTGCCTTCAAACAGGCACATCCATTGATACCGTCTCAGAAACTTGCGGAACTCCGGGTTCTCGTAGCGCGGCAGGCGCTTGAGCATGCTCTTGACGTAGCCCCACCAGAGCATCAATCCCCCGATGAGAATCGGCGGGTGCAGCGAACGGTACAGCGCGCTGACCGTGATGTACGCCAGCCCCGTGCCCATGAAATACTGGCCGAATCCGTGACGCATCCGCCCCGTGATGATGCCCTTCTGACTCGAACCCATCGGTCGCAGATGAATGAACCGCAGCGCCGGCACATCGTCCCAACTCGCCGCGATCCACCCGTGCATGCGGCAATGATGACAGTCGATCCCGTCCCACATCACCTGATGCACGAACCCGCCGATCTCCTTGAAGCACGCCACGCGATAGAACTTGCTCATCCCCACCGACATCTCACTGCCGCATGGCTCCGGTTCGAGTTCCCCATCGGGCACCTCGATGAACGGCTTGCCGCTGCATGTCCCCATGCGCGGCTCCGCCTCCATGCGCTCGATCAATGTCTCAAAGTACCGCTCGGGCATATCCAGATCGAGATCGAACTTGCATACATAATCGAATTCGTCCGGATTGATCTTCTCGTAGCCGAAATAGAACGCCTCGACGACGCCCGGACCGACGCTGCGCTTGCCGCGGTCCTCCCGGCGGACGATCCGGATATACGGATATTTCGCCGCATATTCGGCCAGAATTGCCGGCGTCTCATCCGTCGATCCGTCGTCGACGATGAGCCAAAGCGCCGGCGGCACCGTCTGCCGAACCACACTCTCGAGCGTGCGGCGGGCATACTGCGCCTCGTCCCGGCAAGGCGTGATCAATGCGTACTTGCGTCCTTCACTCATCCCGACTTATCCGTCCGTCGACCAGGTCTGAAGCCCGTTGTAGTCGAACGCGAACTCCACGATCTGCCCGCCCATCTGCTCCAGCTTCTCCGCCACCTTGTGCTTCTTGTCGAATTCGCAGATGAAGAGCATGTACCCCCCCCCGCCGGCGCCCGTCACCTTCCCGCCCAGCGCGCCGACCTTCCGCGCCTCCGTGTACATCTCGTCGATGTGCGAAGTGCTGATCTTGCCCGCCATGCGCTTTTTCGATTCCCAACCTTCATGCAAGAGCGCCGCGAAATCCCGCAGCCGACCCTGCAACAGCGCCGCCTTCATCTCCACCGCGATCCGCTTGATCTCATCCATCGCCGCCACCGCATCGACATTCCCCTTGCGGAAATTGTCCGCCTGCTGACGGATGATGTTGTCGCCCATGCGCGTCCGGCCGGTGTAGCACAGCAGGCACGTGTATTGAAGCTCATTAAGCACTTCCGGCTTCACCCGCAGCGCGTTGACCACCACCGCCTGCTTGCTGAACTCGATGAAGTTCACGCCCCCGAACACCGCCGCGTACTGGTCCTGACGTCCGCCGGCGATCCCCAGATCGATCCGCTCGATCTCCCACGCCAGTTCCGCCATGTCGTAATCCGTCAGCGGCAGATTCTTCCAGTGCCGGAACAGTCCGAGCATCGCCACCGCCATCGTCGAACTCGATCCGAGTCCCGACCCCGGCGGCGCGTCCGAGTGTAAAAAGAATTCCAGACTCTTCTTGTCCTCCCCGTTGCTCTTCATCCGCTTGAGCACCGCCTTGACCAGGTCCAGCGATCCGTCGAATTTCAGATCGTCTTCGCCGGCGTACTTGGCGACCACGTCATAATCCAGCGAATGCACCGACATGCCCGGCTCGCCCCCGCTGACGCGCATCGATGCATAAGCGTACTTGTCGATCGTCACGCTCAGCACTGCCCCGCCGCGCTCGTCCATATATGGCGACACGTCCGTCCCGCCCCCGCCGAAGCTCAATCGCAACGGCGCTCGACTGCGAATAATCATGTTCCATCCCCTCTTTGGCGTTGTTGCATATATCGGGCAACCCGCTCGTATCCTTCAGGCGTCCCGATATCGCCGAAAAATCCGCTGTAATGTTGGGCCCAGAGCGTCCGCCCGTCCGACAGAACGCCCGGATAAGTTTCATACTCGATCGACACCGGCCGTCCCGCCGCGATGTACTCGAACACATCCCACTCAAGTGCGTACACCCCGCCGTTGATCCGCGCCGTCGCCGGGTCCACCGGGGCCTTTTCCTTGAACCCGATGATGCGCTCGTCGCTTTCGTCCAGTTCCAGCACGCCGTACTCCCCCGCGTTCGGCGGGCGGATCGTCACCAGCGTGCCGACCGTGCGATCGTCCGCCGCGACATGCCGCTCGTGCGCCGCGATCAGCGCCCGATAATCCAGGTCCGGCATGATCGAGTCGCCGTTCATCGCAATCAGCGGCCCGACCGCCAACTTGTCCATCGCATTGCGGATCGCCCCCGCCGTGCCGAGCAGCTCCTTCTCAATCGCATACTCGATCCTCACGCCCAGCCGCGATC
The nucleotide sequence above comes from Planctomycetota bacterium. Encoded proteins:
- a CDS encoding exosortase-associated EpsI family protein, yielding MTRKSKQFLIAPLITLLVMAALAAESYSRPSPGDAEPYHAAITAAAAQLPTRIGDWVGVNEPIQKEAIRLLKPNVIYNRVFTNPVIGQRVTVLLVQCKDARDIYGHYPPVCYPAHGLAQRSAKPFDRYIEGEPIHGMEYVFASDTFGAQELTVDNFILLPGGETARDMKSVRSQAWDYQRRFLGAGQVQVVYQDSKLTDEQRAEIFNELVTAHMPVIKAILHGAPQ
- the xrt gene encoding exosortase, producing the protein MIALTTPRSWARNGWSPWHIVAAIFMVTLGVLLTFNAWADIFNIAAKDEEASHIFLVPIIAGWLVWVRRERLRFCYPTGTLIGPVFVVIGWATTYYGYYHAIQAAWHFGAVLVVVGCLLSVIGKDVFMRFLPAFAVLVFLVPVPGSIRLGIAIPLQGILAHITQTIFDVMGVDVERAGNMLTINGQEVAIAEACNGLRMVFALMLVSFAFAFGTPLRTFVRTLIIAASPVSALVCNIIRMVPTVWLYGLSGRKLAGFDATAIANHFHDYAGWVMLIAAFLLLMSIIKVLQWALIPVTPYMLAYD
- a CDS encoding acyltransferase family protein; translation: MCRSGSPLQMSLMSEASSMTNTAGAPIAAARARDAYLAFRSHSYFGSLDGLRCLSILAVLWHHTKPGAYLHIPLFERGYMGVNLFFVISGFLITTLLLRERERYGYLSLSAFYWRRSLRIFPLYYLMLLVYTLAVVVIEKNPVDKATFFDNLPAFLTYTTNWLVPSKADTETQRVIFYFAWSLAVEEQFYLVWPSIEKVLRGMWAVLAMIGLIIVVYLHRQGTFISIFPVDSTGYQVLWYIEPAICFGVLMAHALHSPKVYGWLYRVVGKPWVSPLALALVVGVCALPTRSIDWDYGVCGALTLLVLSCVIIEDHWLARFLSLKPVRTIGIISYGVYMMHMLCLNVLRQVLGHLGINSPTLNFLLLIPISAGVAWFVYRYYETIFLRVKTRFSRQPTTHRVTAGSGPAQAA
- a CDS encoding WecB/TagA/CpsF family glycosyltransferase: MNLDVLRQWAQKPEVPALCGKADLFLADGMPLIWASRLAGTPLPQRVAGSTMISTLSGAAAEAGRSVYLLGGDAGAAEGAAKVLMERYPKLRIAGTYYPPFGFDKDEKQMAAIRASLRETKPDIVYVALGFPKQERVIDMLRAEAPGAWWMGVGISLSFLCGQVHRAPIWMQKCGLEWVHRMFQEPGRLLRRYLIDDIPFAIRLLSQSVARRMRGRK
- a CDS encoding glycosyltransferase, producing MSEGRKYALITPCRDEAQYARRTLESVVRQTVPPALWLIVDDGSTDETPAILAEYAAKYPYIRIVRREDRGKRSVGPGVVEAFYFGYEKINPDEFDYVCKFDLDLDMPERYFETLIERMEAEPRMGTCSGKPFIEVPDGELEPEPCGSEMSVGMSKFYRVACFKEIGGFVHQVMWDGIDCHHCRMHGWIAASWDDVPALRFIHLRPMGSSQKGIITGRMRHGFGQYFMGTGLAYITVSALYRSLHPPILIGGLMLWWGYVKSMLKRLPRYENPEFRKFLRRYQWMCLFEGKTRATARINQETASRWRH
- a CDS encoding GHMP kinase, translated to MIIRSRAPLRLSFGGGGTDVSPYMDERGGAVLSVTIDKYAYASMRVSGGEPGMSVHSLDYDVVAKYAGEDDLKFDGSLDLVKAVLKRMKSNGEDKKSLEFFLHSDAPPGSGLGSSSTMAVAMLGLFRHWKNLPLTDYDMAELAWEIERIDLGIAGGRQDQYAAVFGGVNFIEFSKQAVVVNALRVKPEVLNELQYTCLLCYTGRTRMGDNIIRQQADNFRKGNVDAVAAMDEIKRIAVEMKAALLQGRLRDFAALLHEGWESKKRMAGKISTSHIDEMYTEARKVGALGGKVTGAGGGGYMLFICEFDKKHKVAEKLEQMGGQIVEFAFDYNGLQTWSTDG
- a CDS encoding NTP transferase domain-containing protein, with translation MAIRQAVILAGGLGTRLRSIVSDRPKPMAAVAERPLLEYQIEALRDAGIGTVVLAIGHLAQVVMDHFQDGSRLGVRIEYAIEKELLGTAGAIRNAMDKLAVGPLIAMNGDSIMPDLDYRALIAAHERHVAADDRTVGTLVTIRPPNAGEYGVLELDESDERIIGFKEKAPVDPATARINGGVYALEWDVFEYIAAGRPVSIEYETYPGVLSDGRTLWAQHYSGFFGDIGTPEGYERVARYMQQRQRGDGT